The Shewanella sp. KX20019 genome window below encodes:
- a CDS encoding multidrug efflux RND transporter permease subunit: protein MRFTDIFIRRPVLAASISFLILLLGFYSLNSMQVREYPEMTNTVVTVTTSYYGADSNLIQGFITQPLEQALAQADNVDFMTSDSFLGSSKITVYMKLNTDPNGALADILAKVNSVRSQLPKEAEDPTVDMSTGSQTSVLYISFYSEQINSSQITDYLERVVKPELFTIDGVAKVNLYGGIKYAMRIWLDPARMGAFNLSSTDVMNVLQANNYQSAVGQANNTFTLFNGTADTQVATVDELEKLVVGSKDGLVIRLGDIADVSLEKSHDVYRALADGQEAVVIGLDVTPTANPLIVAADARSMMPDITRNLPVSMKARILYDSSLAIDESINEVIKTIGEAALIVIIVITLFLGSFRAVIIPIVTIPLSLIGVAVIMQMFGFTLNLMTLLAMVLAIGLVVDDAIVVVENVDRHIKLGETPFRAAIIGTREIAVPVISMTITLAAVYAPIALMGGITGSLFKEFALTLAGAVFISGIVALTLSPMMCSKILKAHSEPNRFERGVERFLNGLTNRYSRMLTAVLNHRPVIVAFAVIVFASLPVMFSFIPSELAPNEDKSVVMMMGTAPSSANLDYIQSNMSIVTDMITAQPEAAASLAFVGVPNANQAFGIAPLVPWSERDKSQKEMQKLLGDQVKTVPGMAVTTFQMPELPGASGGLPIQFVITSSASFESLFQIGSGVLEKVQQSPLFVYSEINLKFDSGTMKIHIKRDLAGTYGITMQDIGITLTTMMSDGYVNRINLDGRSYEVIPQVDRKYRANPESLAGYYVTAADGRSIPLSSLVDIEMISEPRSLPHFNQMNAVTVGGVATPGVAIGDAIAFLQNIGDNELPKGYSYDFLGEARQYVTEGSALYATFALALAIIFLVLASQFESLKDPLVILVSVPLAISGALIALGWTHVMGLSSMNIYTQVGLITLVGLITKHGILMCEVAKEEQLHNGLSKVDAIKHAATIRLRPILMTTAAMIAGLIPLLFAVGAGAVARFNIGLVIVSGLAIGTIFTLFVLPVIYTYLAERHQPLPVFDEEVQPQA from the coding sequence ATGCGCTTTACTGACATATTTATACGCAGACCCGTGCTGGCTGCGTCTATTAGCTTTTTAATCCTACTGCTTGGCTTTTATTCGCTAAACAGTATGCAGGTTAGAGAGTACCCTGAAATGACCAATACCGTGGTGACAGTGACGACCAGTTACTACGGTGCCGATTCCAACCTTATTCAAGGCTTTATTACTCAACCACTAGAGCAAGCTTTAGCTCAGGCTGATAACGTTGATTTTATGACCTCAGACAGTTTTCTGGGTAGCTCAAAAATCACCGTTTACATGAAGCTCAACACCGACCCCAATGGGGCATTGGCAGACATTCTCGCTAAAGTGAACTCGGTACGGTCTCAGCTTCCTAAAGAAGCGGAAGACCCAACCGTTGACATGTCTACAGGCTCACAGACATCGGTGTTATACATCTCATTCTATAGTGAGCAGATTAACTCGAGTCAGATCACCGACTACCTTGAGCGCGTGGTAAAGCCTGAGTTATTCACCATTGATGGTGTAGCCAAAGTAAACCTCTATGGCGGGATTAAATACGCCATGCGGATCTGGCTAGATCCCGCACGCATGGGCGCCTTCAACCTATCGTCAACTGACGTAATGAACGTACTGCAGGCTAACAACTATCAATCAGCTGTTGGCCAAGCAAACAATACCTTTACCCTATTCAATGGTACCGCTGACACCCAAGTTGCCACGGTTGATGAACTCGAAAAGCTGGTTGTTGGCAGTAAAGACGGTCTGGTTATTCGCCTTGGCGATATTGCCGATGTGAGCTTAGAGAAGAGCCATGACGTTTACCGAGCACTCGCCGATGGCCAAGAAGCTGTGGTGATTGGCTTGGATGTCACCCCGACGGCTAACCCGCTCATTGTGGCGGCAGATGCGCGTAGCATGATGCCCGATATTACTCGCAATCTACCGGTATCAATGAAGGCCCGTATCCTTTATGACTCATCACTGGCCATTGATGAATCTATCAATGAAGTGATCAAGACCATTGGCGAAGCGGCACTGATTGTGATTATCGTCATTACCCTATTCTTGGGTTCATTCAGAGCGGTGATCATTCCAATCGTCACCATTCCGCTATCGCTGATTGGTGTTGCCGTCATCATGCAAATGTTTGGCTTTACCCTCAATCTAATGACTCTGCTTGCCATGGTGCTCGCGATTGGCTTGGTGGTGGATGACGCCATCGTGGTGGTTGAGAATGTCGACCGCCACATCAAGCTTGGCGAAACACCGTTTAGAGCGGCGATTATCGGTACCCGTGAAATCGCCGTGCCGGTTATCTCAATGACCATTACCTTAGCCGCCGTGTACGCGCCTATCGCGTTGATGGGCGGCATAACAGGCTCTCTCTTTAAAGAGTTTGCACTCACCCTCGCAGGTGCGGTATTTATCTCAGGTATTGTGGCGCTGACACTATCGCCAATGATGTGCTCTAAGATCCTCAAAGCCCACTCTGAACCGAACAGGTTCGAGCGTGGAGTCGAGCGTTTTCTTAATGGTCTCACCAATCGTTACAGTCGCATGTTAACCGCGGTACTTAATCACCGTCCTGTCATCGTTGCATTTGCGGTGATTGTATTTGCGTCTCTACCGGTAATGTTTAGCTTTATCCCCTCAGAGCTGGCCCCTAACGAAGACAAAAGCGTAGTGATGATGATGGGTACAGCACCTTCAAGTGCGAATCTGGATTACATTCAATCCAACATGTCGATTGTCACCGATATGATCACTGCCCAGCCTGAAGCGGCGGCGTCACTAGCCTTTGTCGGTGTACCTAATGCCAACCAAGCATTTGGTATCGCACCACTCGTGCCTTGGAGTGAACGAGATAAAAGCCAGAAAGAGATGCAAAAGCTATTGGGCGATCAAGTTAAAACTGTACCAGGTATGGCGGTAACAACCTTCCAAATGCCTGAACTTCCGGGGGCATCAGGTGGCCTACCGATACAGTTTGTGATCACCAGTTCAGCATCATTTGAGAGTCTGTTTCAAATTGGTAGTGGCGTACTTGAAAAAGTGCAGCAAAGCCCATTGTTTGTTTACTCAGAAATTAACCTTAAGTTTGATTCTGGCACCATGAAAATTCACATCAAACGTGACTTAGCCGGTACCTATGGCATCACCATGCAAGATATTGGTATCACACTAACCACCATGATGAGTGATGGTTATGTTAACCGTATCAACCTCGATGGCCGCTCATATGAGGTTATCCCTCAGGTGGATCGCAAGTATCGCGCTAACCCAGAATCACTTGCAGGTTATTACGTCACAGCCGCCGATGGCCGCTCGATTCCACTATCCAGCTTAGTCGACATCGAGATGATATCGGAGCCTCGTTCGCTGCCGCACTTTAATCAAATGAATGCGGTTACTGTAGGCGGCGTGGCTACCCCTGGTGTTGCTATTGGTGACGCGATTGCGTTCCTGCAAAACATTGGAGATAACGAGTTACCTAAAGGTTATAGCTACGACTTCCTCGGCGAAGCACGTCAATATGTCACTGAAGGTTCAGCGCTATATGCCACCTTTGCGTTAGCCCTCGCTATCATCTTTTTGGTACTCGCAAGCCAGTTCGAAAGCCTTAAAGATCCATTGGTGATATTGGTCTCTGTACCACTCGCCATTAGTGGTGCGTTAATCGCACTCGGCTGGACCCATGTGATGGGGCTATCTTCGATGAATATCTACACCCAAGTCGGGCTCATTACCTTAGTAGGCCTTATTACCAAGCACGGTATTTTAATGTGCGAAGTCGCTAAAGAGGAGCAGCTACATAACGGCCTAAGTAAAGTTGATGCTATTAAGCACGCAGCCACCATTCGTCTACGCCCAATCTTAATGACCACAGCGGCAATGATAGCTGGCTTAATCCCGCTGTTGTTTGCGGTTGGTGCTGGTGCTGTTGCTCGTTTCAATATTGGACTGGTCATTGTGTCGGGGCTTGCCATCGGGACGATATTCACCCTGTTTGTATTGCCTGTAATCTATACCTATTTGGCTGAAAGACACCAGCCACTGCCAGTATTCGATGAAGAGGTTCAACCGCAGGCGTAA
- the ubiK gene encoding ubiquinone biosynthesis accessory factor UbiK gives MINPKKIEEVAKQLSENLPSGLKQFAGEFEERSKQVLQNQLQKLDVVSREEFEVQQHVLIKTREKLEALQAQVDALEAKLNAAD, from the coding sequence ATGATCAACCCAAAGAAAATCGAAGAAGTTGCCAAGCAGCTTAGCGAAAATCTACCCAGTGGATTAAAGCAGTTTGCAGGCGAATTTGAAGAACGTAGTAAGCAAGTTCTGCAAAACCAGCTACAAAAATTGGATGTGGTTTCCCGCGAAGAGTTTGAAGTCCAGCAGCATGTATTGATCAAAACACGTGAAAAGCTCGAAGCACTGCAAGCTCAAGTGGATGCATTAGAAGCTAAGCTAAACGCAGCAGACTAA
- a CDS encoding TetR/AcrR family transcriptional regulator: MLNKRDLILRASEKIIASRGIQGLSMQQVANEAGVAAGTIYRYFKDKNELILELRKDVLTHVAAYILEDHQLGTLEERFKRIWLKMHSFGKERSPANLSYEQYAHLPESNTDEIRNLELTLFAPLGQLFEEGKAAGIMQPLHSRALYALSMEPAMTLARTIRRGLIQYEPHEINLACELCWQTILIPIKPTH; encoded by the coding sequence ATGCTAAACAAACGAGATTTAATTTTAAGAGCTTCAGAAAAGATCATCGCCTCTCGTGGTATTCAGGGCTTATCGATGCAGCAAGTCGCTAATGAAGCTGGTGTTGCAGCTGGCACCATCTATCGCTACTTTAAAGACAAAAATGAACTGATATTAGAGCTTCGAAAAGATGTTCTCACCCACGTTGCAGCCTATATATTAGAAGACCACCAGCTAGGTACATTAGAGGAAAGGTTTAAACGTATATGGCTAAAAATGCATAGTTTTGGCAAGGAGCGCTCTCCCGCTAATTTAAGCTACGAGCAATATGCCCACCTGCCCGAAAGCAATACTGATGAGATCCGTAATCTTGAATTAACGCTATTTGCACCATTGGGTCAACTTTTTGAAGAGGGCAAAGCCGCAGGCATTATGCAACCTTTGCACTCGCGCGCTTTGTACGCGCTCTCTATGGAACCCGCCATGACGCTCGCTCGAACAATTCGTCGCGGGCTCATCCAATATGAACCCCATGAAATTAACCTTGCTTGCGAGCTATGCTGGCAAACTATTTTAATCCCAATTAAACCCACTCATTAA
- a CDS encoding Lrp/AsnC family transcriptional regulator: MADLQLDKIDLHILKLVQQHGKLSNQELAEKVGLSPSPCSRRVKALEEAGYIAGYATLLSPAHFDLALTAYIQVRLEKHSSEILEGFEAKVASYDEVQECCLLTGSDADYQLKVLVKDMPAFKVFLLDKLTTNEQIAGVHSSFVLKQVKSQTQIPLPQSAD; encoded by the coding sequence ATGGCTGACCTTCAATTAGACAAAATTGATCTGCATATCCTTAAACTCGTGCAGCAACATGGAAAGCTGTCTAACCAAGAGCTAGCGGAGAAAGTCGGTCTCTCTCCTTCACCTTGCTCTCGTAGAGTCAAAGCATTAGAAGAAGCGGGTTATATTGCTGGCTATGCCACTTTACTTAGCCCCGCGCACTTTGACTTAGCGCTCACCGCCTATATCCAAGTACGACTCGAGAAGCACTCGAGTGAGATTTTAGAGGGCTTTGAAGCCAAAGTTGCCTCTTATGATGAAGTACAAGAGTGCTGTTTACTGACTGGTAGCGATGCCGATTACCAACTAAAAGTATTGGTTAAGGACATGCCAGCATTTAAAGTATTCTTGCTCGACAAGCTTACCACCAATGAGCAGATCGCCGGTGTGCACTCAAGCTTTGTACTTAAACAGGTTAAAAGCCAAACGCAAATTCCATTACCACAATCTGCTGACTAA
- a CDS encoding sodium-dependent transporter, protein MSTVKQGHFSSRIGFIMAAAGSAVGVGNIWGFPTQAATHGGGAFLLVYLILILLLGYPMLLAELMIGRHGQTNPADAMAKIANNSMGKKIGKAIGFTSIITATLICTFYSILSGWFVSFALAPVAQVAGQPDISAWLMDFSLARNLVFTLVFIAMVILVIRQGVQQGIERWSKRLMPMLLIILVAGVGYILTQPGAMQGLEVLLIPDFSRIFEADVLVGALGQTFFSLTIGTGAMMVYGAYLSQKEDLGKLTAYVTLTDTSVAFLAALMVIPAMYVAQHNGVQIFAEDGSLLNSDTLVFTVLPALFDTLGGVSQYLLAIIFFVLMTIAGLTSAISIVEVPTSYIVEKTSLGRDKATLLVGALIAVLSMLVVFNFSALFGAMITLTTERAQPLIALGIAIFTGWVWSRNKLISTIAAQDGVKADGLFWKLWPVYVKFVCPLLIIVIIMQLFTS, encoded by the coding sequence ATGAGCACTGTAAAACAGGGGCATTTCAGCTCTAGAATTGGCTTTATCATGGCTGCAGCTGGAAGCGCTGTTGGTGTGGGTAATATTTGGGGCTTTCCCACTCAGGCAGCAACTCATGGTGGCGGCGCATTTTTATTAGTGTATCTAATTTTGATCTTGCTGCTTGGTTACCCGATGTTACTTGCTGAGTTGATGATTGGTCGCCATGGCCAAACCAACCCAGCAGATGCTATGGCTAAAATAGCTAATAATTCAATGGGCAAAAAAATAGGCAAAGCCATCGGTTTTACCTCCATTATTACCGCCACTCTTATCTGTACTTTTTACAGCATATTATCAGGCTGGTTTGTCAGTTTTGCCCTAGCGCCTGTGGCACAAGTCGCTGGTCAACCCGATATATCTGCTTGGTTAATGGACTTTTCACTAGCCCGTAATCTAGTGTTTACCCTAGTATTTATCGCCATGGTCATTTTAGTGATCCGCCAAGGTGTTCAACAGGGTATCGAGCGTTGGTCAAAACGGTTAATGCCGATGTTGCTGATTATCTTAGTCGCTGGTGTAGGTTATATATTGACACAGCCAGGTGCCATGCAGGGTCTTGAAGTGTTGCTGATACCTGATTTTAGCCGTATTTTCGAAGCCGATGTACTTGTCGGTGCACTGGGGCAAACCTTCTTCTCGCTCACCATTGGTACCGGTGCAATGATGGTTTACGGTGCCTATTTAAGCCAAAAGGAGGACTTAGGCAAGCTAACCGCCTATGTCACGTTAACCGATACCAGCGTGGCATTTTTAGCCGCATTGATGGTGATCCCTGCTATGTATGTGGCCCAGCATAATGGCGTACAGATCTTCGCAGAAGATGGCAGCCTGCTCAATTCTGACACCTTAGTGTTTACCGTATTACCAGCGCTATTTGATACCCTAGGCGGTGTCAGTCAGTATCTGCTGGCGATTATCTTCTTTGTGTTGATGACCATTGCCGGCCTCACTTCTGCTATTTCGATTGTTGAAGTCCCGACTAGCTACATAGTGGAAAAGACCTCACTTGGTCGCGACAAAGCTACCTTGTTAGTCGGTGCCCTAATTGCGGTGTTATCTATGTTGGTGGTGTTTAACTTCAGTGCCCTGTTTGGCGCGATGATCACCCTGACCACCGAGCGTGCGCAGCCATTAATCGCCTTAGGTATCGCCATATTTACCGGTTGGGTCTGGAGTCGTAATAAGTTAATCAGCACTATCGCAGCGCAAGACGGTGTTAAAGCCGACGGGCTGTTTTGGAAGTTATGGCCAGTCTATGTGAAGTTTGTTTGTCCGCTGTTGATTATCGTTATTATCATGCAGTTGTTTACGAGTTAA
- the rep gene encoding DNA helicase Rep, producing the protein MKLNPGQNDAVHYVSGPCLVLAGAGSGKTRVIINKIAYLVEKCGYKARNIAAVTFTNKAAREMKERVSKSMGRKEARGLWISTFHTLGLEIIKREHKVVGLKPGFSLFDDQDTLSLLKELTQDELDEDKDLLRSLATTISNWKGDLVIPAQASKIAKDEQQQLFAVLYHRYAQHMKAYNALDFDDLILLPTLLLRQNEEVRTRWQTRFKYMLVDEYQDTNTSQYEMVKLLVGERARFTVVGDDDQSIYSWRGAKPQNLVLLGKDFPKLKLIKLEQNYRSSQRILRAANILIANNPHIYEKALFSELAYGEPIRVLIAANEEQEAERVIAEMIRHKFVGRTQYGDYAILYRGNHQSRLLERALMTNRIPYKLSGGTSFFGRAEIKDIMAYLRLVVNPDDDNAFLRIVNLPKRGIGPATLERLGNFSNKKQISMFAAIFEADLNHELPPAAMASLYQFGRFVVETGDCALRGEPVEAVKQLIRKINYEDYLYETSTSAKAAEMRMKNISELYRWVTEMLEGDDLDEGMTLPEVVARLTLRDMMERNSEDEGGDQVQLMTLHASKGLEFPYVFMVGAEERILPHQSSIDEDNVDEERRLAYVGITRAQKELWFVICRERRQFGETIRCEPSRFLMELPQDDLIWENRKPVQSAEQLQQKGKSNIANLRDMFKK; encoded by the coding sequence ATGAAGCTCAATCCCGGACAAAATGATGCCGTCCACTATGTTAGTGGCCCTTGCTTAGTGCTTGCAGGTGCAGGCAGTGGCAAAACCAGAGTGATTATCAACAAGATTGCTTATCTGGTGGAAAAGTGTGGCTATAAGGCTCGCAATATTGCCGCAGTGACCTTTACCAATAAGGCTGCGCGTGAGATGAAAGAGCGTGTGTCAAAGTCTATGGGACGCAAAGAAGCGCGTGGTCTATGGATTTCGACGTTTCATACTCTAGGGCTAGAGATCATCAAGCGTGAACATAAAGTCGTTGGATTAAAGCCCGGTTTCTCGCTGTTTGACGATCAAGACACCCTATCTTTGCTAAAAGAGCTGACCCAAGACGAGCTCGATGAAGATAAAGACCTATTACGATCGTTAGCGACCACTATCTCCAATTGGAAAGGGGACTTGGTGATCCCGGCGCAAGCGTCCAAGATAGCTAAGGATGAACAGCAACAGTTATTTGCCGTACTCTATCATCGCTATGCTCAGCACATGAAAGCGTATAACGCGCTCGATTTCGATGATTTGATCTTACTGCCAACTTTACTACTGAGACAAAATGAAGAGGTAAGAACACGCTGGCAAACGCGGTTCAAATATATGCTGGTGGATGAGTATCAAGACACCAACACCAGCCAATATGAGATGGTTAAATTGCTAGTGGGCGAACGAGCCCGCTTTACCGTGGTGGGCGATGACGATCAATCTATCTACTCTTGGCGTGGGGCTAAACCACAGAACCTAGTTTTGCTTGGCAAAGATTTTCCCAAGCTTAAATTGATCAAACTGGAGCAAAATTACCGCTCTAGTCAGCGTATTCTACGTGCTGCCAACATACTGATTGCCAATAATCCGCATATTTATGAAAAAGCGCTATTTAGTGAACTCGCCTATGGTGAACCTATTCGAGTGTTAATTGCAGCGAATGAGGAGCAGGAAGCCGAGCGAGTGATAGCGGAGATGATCCGCCATAAGTTTGTTGGCCGTACTCAGTATGGTGATTATGCCATCTTGTATCGCGGTAACCATCAGTCGCGCTTGCTTGAGCGCGCGCTAATGACAAACAGGATCCCCTATAAACTTAGCGGTGGAACCTCCTTTTTCGGCCGAGCCGAGATTAAAGACATCATGGCTTACTTGCGTTTAGTGGTGAATCCAGATGACGACAACGCCTTTTTGCGGATTGTTAATCTGCCTAAACGGGGTATCGGTCCGGCAACGTTAGAGCGTTTAGGTAACTTCTCCAATAAGAAGCAGATCTCAATGTTTGCCGCTATTTTTGAAGCCGATCTTAATCACGAACTGCCTCCGGCGGCGATGGCGTCTTTGTATCAGTTTGGCCGTTTTGTGGTTGAAACGGGAGACTGTGCTTTGCGTGGTGAGCCGGTTGAAGCGGTAAAGCAGTTGATCAGAAAGATCAATTACGAAGATTACCTTTACGAAACCAGTACCAGTGCTAAAGCGGCTGAGATGCGGATGAAAAACATTTCGGAGCTTTATCGCTGGGTAACAGAAATGCTTGAAGGTGACGACCTTGATGAGGGAATGACACTGCCTGAAGTTGTGGCTCGGCTAACATTAAGAGACATGATGGAGCGTAATAGCGAAGATGAAGGTGGCGATCAAGTGCAGTTAATGACGTTACATGCGTCAAAAGGCTTGGAGTTCCCCTACGTCTTTATGGTGGGAGCTGAAGAGCGCATCTTGCCACATCAAAGCAGTATCGACGAAGACAATGTCGATGAAGAGCGCCGCTTAGCGTACGTAGGCATCACGCGTGCGCAGAAAGAACTGTGGTTTGTTATCTGTCGTGAGCGTCGTCAATTTGGTGAAACAATACGTTGTGAGCCGAGTCGTTTTTTGATGGAACTACCGCAAGATGACTTGATCTGGGAAAATCGCAAGCCGGTTCAAAGTGCAGAACAGCTGCAGCAAAAAGGAAAGAGCAATATTGCTAACCTTAGAGATATGTTTAAGAAGTAA
- a CDS encoding efflux RND transporter periplasmic adaptor subunit codes for MKKWTLVMLIIAVLAFGSVIGFNLFVKGKIADAIANMPEPVAPVTAITIAANTWQSTINAIGFVEPNQGVTISNELAGVVSAIKFENGSRVETGQKLIELDSKVEKANLRSKQVQLPAAEADFKRLTKLYKQNSVSKQDLDNSESKYLALLADSESLSATIERREISAPFAGLVGIRNVNLGEYLQTGTEIVRLEDISTMKIRFTIPQTQLPHIATGQTVHVYVDAYPTEPFEGIISAIEPAVFYQSGLIQVQAQIPNTDSKLRSGMFAKVDILLPELVEQIVLPQTAISFTLYGNSVYIIEEQTEDGEQVKRVKQINVNVIERGLNDALVTGEIKPGDMIVTSGQVRLSNNSKISVSEDKALTPPATLPQL; via the coding sequence ATGAAGAAATGGACCCTGGTAATGTTAATTATCGCCGTACTGGCATTTGGTTCTGTCATTGGATTTAACCTGTTTGTAAAAGGTAAGATTGCCGATGCTATTGCTAATATGCCCGAGCCAGTCGCTCCTGTGACCGCTATCACTATCGCAGCAAACACTTGGCAATCAACCATCAATGCGATTGGTTTTGTAGAACCTAATCAAGGGGTCACCATCTCCAATGAGCTTGCAGGTGTCGTGTCAGCCATAAAGTTTGAAAACGGAAGCCGTGTTGAAACCGGACAGAAACTCATTGAGCTCGATTCTAAAGTTGAAAAAGCCAACCTCAGGAGTAAACAGGTACAGTTGCCAGCCGCCGAAGCTGACTTTAAACGACTGACTAAACTATATAAGCAGAATTCAGTTTCAAAACAAGATCTTGATAACAGCGAATCTAAATACCTTGCACTGCTGGCTGACAGCGAAAGTTTAAGCGCCACCATTGAGCGTCGTGAGATCAGCGCGCCATTTGCAGGTTTAGTCGGTATTCGTAACGTAAATTTAGGTGAGTATCTACAGACAGGCACTGAAATTGTGCGCCTTGAAGATATTAGTACCATGAAAATCCGTTTCACCATTCCGCAAACTCAGCTACCGCATATAGCCACAGGACAAACGGTGCATGTGTATGTCGATGCTTATCCGACCGAACCCTTTGAAGGCATAATATCGGCAATTGAACCCGCCGTTTTCTACCAAAGTGGTTTAATTCAAGTGCAGGCGCAAATCCCTAATACCGATTCAAAATTGCGTAGCGGAATGTTCGCTAAAGTCGACATTTTATTGCCAGAACTGGTTGAGCAAATTGTACTGCCACAAACAGCCATCAGCTTTACCCTCTATGGCAACTCGGTTTATATCATTGAAGAGCAAACCGAAGATGGTGAGCAAGTTAAACGCGTTAAACAGATCAACGTAAATGTAATCGAGCGTGGTCTTAACGATGCGTTAGTCACTGGCGAAATCAAGCCTGGCGATATGATCGTCACCTCAGGCCAAGTTCGCTTGAGTAACAATAGCAAAATCAGTGTCAGCGAGGACAAAGCTCTAACGCCTCCCGCCACATTGCCACAGCTATAA
- a CDS encoding phosphatase PAP2 family protein, translated as MLLLIPGSLYIFSVTMFPRIELDASFAQLLYWITSTGTAPYGIATGIVILIACYRRLAKPQFLQLILAVSISMAATLSLNHFLKPFFAEARPYAALLAQESLLNTDEFYQHNKADKRAMISIAVEELELARSEINLSPAIKGHWQHEVGYSFPSGHTLFAVTLAFVVSFYLLLAGQTSLPIALFSWAIAMGFSRMWLGMHWPQDVLASTAIGGIIASGSIAVMHLLATRVSWMQKLSANG; from the coding sequence ATGTTGCTCCTCATTCCTGGCAGCCTCTATATTTTTTCCGTCACCATGTTCCCGCGCATCGAGCTTGACGCTAGCTTTGCACAACTGCTGTATTGGATAACCAGCACCGGCACTGCTCCCTATGGCATAGCTACTGGTATTGTGATTCTTATTGCCTGTTATCGCCGCCTCGCTAAGCCTCAGTTTTTACAGCTAATACTTGCTGTTTCCATCAGCATGGCGGCAACCCTTAGCCTCAATCATTTTTTAAAACCCTTTTTTGCCGAAGCGAGACCCTATGCAGCATTGCTAGCGCAGGAGTCACTGCTCAATACCGATGAATTTTATCAACACAACAAAGCAGATAAGCGAGCGATGATCAGTATTGCTGTTGAGGAGCTGGAACTCGCTCGCAGCGAAATAAACCTAAGCCCAGCCATTAAAGGACATTGGCAGCACGAGGTGGGTTACTCTTTTCCTTCGGGTCACACGCTATTTGCCGTCACTTTGGCGTTTGTTGTCAGCTTCTACCTGTTATTGGCGGGCCAAACTTCACTGCCAATAGCACTCTTTAGCTGGGCGATTGCAATGGGCTTCAGTCGAATGTGGCTAGGCATGCATTGGCCGCAAGATGTTCTCGCTTCAACCGCTATTGGCGGTATCATCGCCAGTGGCAGCATTGCAGTGATGCACTTGCTAGCAACACGAGTGAGTTGGATGCAGAAACTATCAGCAAACGGATAA
- a CDS encoding DUF417 family protein: MLTSFKSRSLSIASSVTISRWLLASFLLLTAITRFTATDSQYFTKQLLELDLPSMPWLAAGLGVLQLIVVVALIMPQKRYSQIMLYVYAALATVPLWMLLTHPVWIDALGGFPAIGAGQGLIKYLGISAVSLYLASYYAKHTRVNRVAVKLALAGILLVMVWIGAMKFTQIEADGIEGLMSSSPLFSWIYSLFNVLHGSYFIGVVELLAVMGIALAKWSDKAYVFGLAVAALTFAATQTFIITLPAYETSLGLPILTGSGQFIVKDLVLLAACFILFSQRKPRPNS, from the coding sequence ATGTTAACTTCATTCAAATCACGCTCATTGTCTATTGCGAGCAGCGTAACAATATCACGTTGGTTGTTAGCCAGCTTCTTGTTGCTAACCGCAATAACCCGCTTTACCGCTACCGATAGCCAGTACTTCACTAAGCAACTGCTTGAGCTCGATTTACCCTCTATGCCTTGGTTAGCAGCTGGCTTAGGTGTGTTGCAACTGATAGTCGTAGTTGCACTGATTATGCCGCAAAAACGTTACAGCCAAATCATGCTCTATGTTTATGCTGCGCTGGCGACAGTGCCGTTGTGGATGTTGCTGACTCATCCTGTGTGGATTGATGCTTTAGGTGGTTTTCCAGCAATTGGTGCTGGACAGGGGCTGATTAAGTATTTGGGAATTTCTGCCGTCTCGTTATATTTGGCATCATATTATGCCAAGCATACACGGGTTAACAGGGTGGCTGTTAAATTGGCACTGGCAGGCATTTTACTGGTAATGGTTTGGATTGGGGCAATGAAGTTTACCCAAATCGAAGCGGACGGCATTGAAGGCCTGATGAGCAGCAGTCCACTGTTTAGCTGGATCTACTCATTGTTTAATGTATTGCACGGCTCTTACTTCATCGGTGTGGTGGAGTTGTTGGCTGTAATGGGGATTGCGTTAGCTAAATGGTCTGATAAAGCCTATGTTTTTGGGCTCGCTGTCGCGGCATTAACATTTGCAGCTACGCAGACCTTTATCATTACACTGCCAGCTTATGAAACTAGTTTGGGCTTGCCGATATTGACGGGCAGCGGGCAGTTTATTGTTAAAGACCTAGTGTTGCTGGCGGCCTGTTTTATTCTATTTTCGCAGCGTAAGCCAAGGCCAAACTCTTAG